In one window of Branchiostoma lanceolatum isolate klBraLanc5 chromosome 15, klBraLanc5.hap2, whole genome shotgun sequence DNA:
- the LOC136420736 gene encoding uncharacterized protein: protein MAQATADVSKHIENLRKLCRLCGRRALSYAQGKQGLSAVSCLDFVQEIKSTFGVDVLTDNGEQEPPMICHSCRKKLYNDINYMGAHSVWQKHSPSCSVCSQAESMRKGGRPKKVKYGGRRQSTGTTDENFVTDSGNGMANLLEAPPPPQSQQPALPEGASLSNNSIQNNGVQSILAEVNRPGPLRPWEEQILTPLIKRKLASSNKRIIKCKTGGQPITLARITSARKTTTEVSSSTRRRRRGEIQQAREKSSGGEGQAQLLRELRALTRQDLQRTLQELNLDTIRIPTGHLLSAVTDIGLTFSQTRKWRRWMKGYNIFVESERTSRALAANILEKQKVEAELLPLVVGKRSEKVVSLRPHARIINLELSVGDTINKTATAGDLTWHEGRIPATEVWVKVLGDHGGDLFKMAYQVLNQCQPNSATTVFCAFKAKDYRENLTAATKALCVEVAALQGSTWSSPDGSTPSLRLFVAGDCAMLSTWYGLSGACGTYPCLWCEVRKVDLKKGEEEGQQAPPARTLATLSQSYHQFIHEGHGDIRNAKNYKNAIASHMMDVPIEQVCIPALHISLGIFQKMFKMLERDLHDLDLLMGLHLAKSDPDERPDIELHPDLHTLAGYIESVEAVRMLDEQLEGVEEEMLETENLLGWAAVMEQEENLNFLALQLRYGKLQKQRDDLRSKAQEVRDKGKLAVSEGPLTKTLEVVLHDFHVKKQAYHSQSFVGNHVNTMLKDAPIQRLTAAAMEKVDQLMVTEDIDFPLSLYNRAQALQHKYMTVFTLFGDCHRRYSHAEQVCEEDISTLDQSIKNFMAFFRTTFPTATVPLKMHILEAHSVPFMKKWKFGLGFFGEQGIERVHAEFNNILRNSTSGIQNEAQQLKLTMERHLLKANPLRVGGVPDPVPRTKN from the exons atggCTCAGGCCACAGCTGACGTTAGTAAACATATCGAGAATTTGAGGAAGCTGTGTCGTTTATGTGGACGAAGGGCCTTGTCATATGCACAAGGAAAACAGGGACTATCTGCAGTTTCATGTTTGGACTTTGTACAAGAGATCAAGTCTACTTTCGGAGTAGACGTACTCACAGACAATGGTGAGCAGGAGCCACCTATGATATGTCACAGTTGcagaaaaaaactgtacaatgaCATCAACTACATGGGGGCCCATTCTGTATGGCAAAAACACAGCCCCAGTTGCTCTGTGTGCAGTCAGGCTGAGAGTATGAGAAAGGGAGGAAGACCCAAAAAAGTAAAGTATGGAGGACGACGTCAGTCAACAGGAACTACTGATGAAAATTTTGTCACTGATTCTGGAAATGGCATGGCCAATTTGCTGGaagcacccccacccccacaatCCCAGCAGCCTGCACTTCCTGAGGGAGCAAGCCTCTCAAACAACAGCATACAGAACAACGGTGTACAGAGCATTCTTGCTGAAGTGAACCGGCCTGGCCCACTGAGGCCGTGGGAAGAGCAAATCCTCACACCTCTTATCAAACGTAAGCTGGCAAGCTCCAACAAGAGAATCATCAAATGCAAAACAGGTGGCCAA CCAATAACCCTAGCCAGGATAACAAGTGCACGGAAGACAACTACCGAAGTCAGCTCGAGtacaagaaggagaagaagaggtGAAATCCAGCAGGCACGGGAAAAATCCAGTGGAGGCGAAGGTCAGGCACAGCTGCTGAGAGAGCTTCGGGCTCTTACAAGGCAGGACCTACAGCGGACCCTGCAGGAGCTCAACCTGGACACCATCCGCATTCCTACAGGCCACCTCCTGTCAGCAGTAACCGACATCGGCTTGACCTTCAGCCAAACAAGAAAATGGAGGAG ATGGATGAAAGGCTATAACATCTTTGTGGAAAGCGAGAGGACGTCAAGGGCTCTGGCAGCAAACATCCTTGAAAAACAGAAGGTCGAAGCAGAGCTGCTCCCCCTGGTGGTGGGAAAGAGGAGTGAAAAGGTGGTGTCCCTTCGACCACATGCCAGGATCATCAACCTGGAACTGTCAGTTGGGGACACAATCAACAAGACTGCCACAGCTGG AGATCTTACATGGCACGAAGGGAGGATCCCAGCAACTGAAGTGTGGGTAAAGGTGCTCGGAGATCATGGTGGTGATCTTTTTAAGATGGCCTATCAAGTTCTCAATCAGTGTCAGCCCAACTCCGCTACCACAGTATTCTGTGCATTTAAGGCCAAAGATTATCGTGAAAACCTGACAGCAGCCACCAAAGCCCTCTGTGTTGAGGTGGCAGCATTGCAAGGATCAACATGGAG CTCCCCAGATGGCAGCACACCTTCCCTAAGGCTTTTCGTGGCTGGAGACTGCGCCATGCTGTCAACATGGTATGGACTGTCCGGAGCCTGCG GCACATACCCATGTTTATGGTGTGAGGTGCGAAAAGTCGACCTTAAGAAGGGCGAAGAGGAAGGACAACAGGCTCCTCCAGCGCGTACACTTGCCACACTGTCTCAGAGCTACCACCAGTTCATTCATGAGGGACATGGGGATATCAGGAATGCAAAGAACTATAAGAATGCGATAGCTTCGCACATGATGGATGTCCCCATTGAACAG GTGTGCATCCCTGCCTTGCATATAAGTTTGGGCATCTtccaaaaaatgttcaaaatgctAGAAAGGGACCTGCATGACCTTGATCTACTGATGGGCCTGCACTTGGCGAAGTCTGACCCAGACGAGCGCCCCGACATCGAGCTTCACCCAGATCTGCACACCCTGGCTGGGTACATCGAATCGGTGGAAGCTGTGCGCATGCTGGATGAACAGCTAGAGGGGGTGGAGGAGGAGATGCTCGAGACGGAAAACCTGCTGGGTTGGGCCGCGGTGATGGAACAAGAAGAGAACCTTAACTTCCTGGCCCTGCAGCTCCGTTACGGAAAGCTGCAGAAACAGAGAGATGACCTG AGATCAAAAGCCCAAGAGGTCCGTGACAAAGGGAAACTGGCTGTGTCAGAAGGCCCCTTGACCAAGACACTGGAGGTGGTTCTACATGACTTCCATGTAAAGAAGCAGGCATACCACTCCCAATCGTTCGTGGGCAACCATGTCAACACTATGCTCAAG GACGCTCCCATCCAAAGGCTGACAGCAGCTGCCATGGAAAAAGTTGACCAGCTTATGGTCACAGAGGATATCGACTTTCCGCTATCCTTGTACAACAGAGCGCAGGCCCTGCAACACAAGTACATGACTGTCTTTACCCTGTTCGGTGACTGCCATAGGAGATACTCTCATGCTGAACAGGTGTGTGAAGAGGACATCTCTACACTAG atCAGAGTATCAAGAACTTCATGGCGTTCTTCAGAACTACCTTCCCCACCGCCACAGTACCCCTGAAGATGCACATTCTGGAGGCTCACTCTGTGCCTTTCATGAAAAAGTGGAAATTCGGCCTGGGTTTCTTCGGTGAGCAGGGAATTGAGCGTGTCCATGCAGAGTTCAACAACATACTCAGAAACTCAACAAGCGGGATCCAAAATGAGGCCCAACAGCTGAAACTAACAATGGAAAGG